Proteins found in one bacterium genomic segment:
- a CDS encoding nucleotide exchange factor GrpE gives MTEKPEPRPPAPEEELAELRDKYLRLAADFDNFRKRSLAQGHLVRAEAYRTLLASILPAVDDLHLAAAHDTADEAYRAGILRVIEKLDAALAVVGVERMDPLGKPFDPRFHACLAVRPAPDAEPGTVIAVHAYGYLWGDVVLRPAQVVVAQSPADGEGTDGWGGADG, from the coding sequence GTGACCGAAAAGCCGGAACCGCGGCCGCCCGCGCCCGAGGAGGAGCTGGCGGAGCTCCGGGACAAATACCTCCGCCTGGCCGCCGATTTCGACAATTTCCGCAAGCGCAGCCTGGCGCAGGGTCATCTGGTCCGCGCCGAGGCGTACCGGACGCTGCTGGCGAGCATCCTGCCGGCGGTGGACGATCTGCACCTCGCCGCCGCCCACGACACCGCCGACGAGGCTTACCGCGCCGGGATTTTACGGGTCATCGAGAAGCTGGACGCCGCCCTGGCTGTCGTGGGGGTGGAGCGCATGGATCCCCTGGGGAAGCCCTTCGATCCCCGCTTCCACGCGTGCCTGGCGGTCCGGCCCGCGCCCGACGCCGAGCCCGGCACCGTCATCGCTGTCCACGCCTACGGCTACCTGTGGGGGGACGTGGTCCTGCGCCCGGCGCAGGTGGTGGTGGCCCAGTCCCCCGCCGACGGAGAGGGGACCGACGGATGGGGCGGCGCCGATGGCTAA
- the dnaK gene encoding molecular chaperone DnaK, translating to MSKVIGIDLGTTNSCVAVMEGGEPTVIPNAEGGRTTPSVVAFTKDDERLVGPVAKRQAITNPDNTVFSIKRFMGRKFEEVTEEIKTVPFKVVKAANGDAQVQIGDKTYTPPEISAMILQKMRQTAEDYLGEKVTKAVVTVPAYFSDSQRQATKDAGKIAGLEVLRIVNEPTAASLAYGLDKGAEHKTIAVFDLGGGTFDVSVLELGDGVFEVKSTNGDTHLGGDDFDKRVIDWLADEFKKEQGIDLRSDKMALQRLKDAAEKAKCELSTVTRTPINLPFVTADASGPKHLNVELSRAVFESLVDDLVERTVEPCKKAMSDAGVKPADIDEVILVGGSTRIPAVQAKVKELFKREPHKGVNPDEVVAVGAAIQAGILAGEVTDILLLDVTPLSLGIETLGGVFTRLIERNTTIPVHKSQIFTTAENNQTTVEVHVLQGEREMAMYNKTIGRFHLTGIPPAMRGVPQIEVSFDIDANGIVKVSAKDMATSKQQEITITASSGLTDNEIDQMVKDAESHADEDRKKREDVDLRNQADSACYGAEKLLKDMEGKVPADDKAKIEAAMGRVREALKGDDTAEVRSAMEGLNGALNELSAKLYQQAGAQSGQPGGGPGQPGGEPEGDGVGDKDDVVDADYEVLDDDDKK from the coding sequence GTGTCCAAAGTAATCGGAATAGACCTGGGGACGACCAACTCCTGCGTGGCGGTGATGGAGGGCGGCGAGCCCACCGTCATCCCCAACGCCGAGGGCGGCCGCACCACCCCCAGCGTCGTCGCCTTCACCAAGGACGATGAACGCCTGGTGGGGCCGGTCGCCAAGCGGCAGGCCATCACCAACCCCGACAACACCGTCTTCTCGATCAAGCGCTTCATGGGCCGCAAGTTCGAGGAGGTCACCGAGGAGATAAAGACCGTCCCGTTCAAGGTCGTCAAGGCCGCCAACGGCGACGCCCAGGTCCAGATAGGCGACAAGACCTACACCCCGCCGGAAATCTCGGCCATGATTCTGCAGAAGATGCGGCAGACGGCCGAGGACTACCTGGGCGAGAAGGTGACCAAGGCCGTCGTCACCGTGCCGGCCTACTTCTCGGATTCCCAGCGCCAGGCTACCAAGGACGCGGGGAAAATCGCCGGCCTCGAGGTCCTGCGCATCGTCAACGAGCCCACGGCGGCCTCCCTGGCCTACGGCCTCGACAAGGGCGCCGAGCACAAGACCATCGCCGTCTTCGACCTGGGCGGCGGCACCTTCGATGTCAGCGTCCTCGAGCTCGGCGACGGCGTCTTCGAGGTCAAATCCACCAACGGCGACACCCACCTGGGCGGCGACGACTTCGACAAGCGGGTCATAGACTGGCTCGCCGACGAGTTCAAGAAGGAGCAGGGCATAGACCTGCGCTCCGACAAGATGGCGCTCCAGCGGCTCAAGGACGCCGCCGAGAAGGCCAAGTGTGAGCTCTCAACCGTCACCCGGACCCCGATAAACCTGCCCTTCGTCACCGCCGACGCCTCGGGGCCCAAGCACCTCAACGTGGAGCTCTCCCGGGCCGTGTTCGAGTCCCTGGTGGACGACCTTGTGGAGCGCACCGTGGAGCCGTGCAAAAAGGCCATGAGCGACGCCGGCGTAAAGCCCGCCGACATTGACGAGGTCATCCTGGTCGGCGGCTCCACCCGCATCCCCGCCGTGCAGGCCAAGGTCAAGGAGCTCTTCAAGCGCGAGCCGCACAAGGGCGTCAACCCCGACGAGGTGGTGGCCGTGGGTGCCGCCATCCAGGCCGGCATCTTGGCCGGCGAGGTGACCGACATCCTACTCCTGGACGTCACCCCGCTCTCCCTGGGCATCGAAACCCTGGGCGGCGTATTCACCCGGCTCATCGAACGCAACACAACCATCCCGGTCCACAAGAGCCAGATTTTCACCACCGCCGAGAACAACCAGACCACCGTGGAGGTCCACGTCCTGCAAGGCGAGCGCGAGATGGCGATGTACAACAAGACCATCGGGCGCTTCCACCTCACCGGCATCCCGCCCGCCATGCGCGGCGTGCCGCAGATCGAGGTCTCCTTCGATATAGACGCCAACGGCATCGTCAAGGTCTCGGCCAAGGACATGGCCACCAGCAAGCAGCAGGAGATAACCATCACCGCCTCGTCGGGGCTCACCGACAACGAGATAGACCAGATGGTCAAGGACGCCGAGAGCCACGCCGACGAGGACCGGAAGAAGCGCGAGGATGTGGACCTGCGCAACCAGGCCGACTCCGCCTGCTACGGCGCGGAGAAGCTCCTGAAGGACATGGAGGGCAAGGTCCCGGCCGACGACAAGGCCAAGATTGAAGCCGCCATGGGGCGGGTCCGCGAGGCGCTCAAGGGCGACGACACCGCCGAGGTCCGGTCGGCCATGGAAGGGCTCAACGGCGCACTGAATGAGCTCTCCGCCAAGCTCTACCAGCAGGCTGGTGCGCAGTCCGGTCAACCCGGCGGTGGACCGGGTCAGCCGGGCGGCGAGCCCGAGGGCGACGGCGTAGGTGATAAGGACGACGTCGTGGACGCCGACTACGAGGTCCTCGACGACGACGACAAGAAATAA
- a CDS encoding ferritin family protein, whose product MSNLFTLGEALSVARRIELAGEAFYGEALERAVKPEAQELFRFLRDQERVHYAVFSEMLRATPEGEKPLDEQTSRFMDAAVRDHTLTTAEAAKGLAATGDTAALVEVALGFERETIRFFGKVKEVARGIDRNRLERIIEEEHRHVERLEAYRKSLGA is encoded by the coding sequence ATGTCGAACCTCTTCACCCTCGGCGAGGCGCTGTCCGTCGCCCGGCGCATAGAGCTGGCCGGCGAGGCCTTCTACGGCGAGGCCCTGGAGCGGGCCGTCAAGCCCGAGGCCCAGGAGCTCTTCCGCTTCCTCCGGGACCAGGAGCGCGTCCACTACGCCGTTTTTTCCGAGATGCTCCGGGCGACCCCCGAGGGGGAAAAGCCCCTGGACGAGCAGACCTCGCGCTTCATGGACGCCGCCGTCCGCGACCACACCCTCACCACCGCCGAGGCGGCGAAGGGGCTGGCCGCGACGGGCGACACGGCGGCGCTCGTGGAGGTCGCCCTGGGCTTCGAGCGCGAGACGATCCGCTTTTTCGGAAAAGTCAAGGAGGTGGCGCGGGGGATAGACCGGAACCGGCTGGAGCGGATCATCGAGGAGGAGCACCGGCACGTGGAGCGCCTCGAGGCGTACCGGAAGAGCTTGGGGGCTTGA
- a CDS encoding J domain-containing protein yields the protein MAKDFYQILGVPENASEADIKRAYRELAKKYHPDRNSGNSDAENRFKEIGEAYSVLSDKTKREQYDTIRRYGGSYDPRMGGQPGAGGFGGRGFNPGDLFGGGGGVGDLFEQFFGGAARGRARSTRRAGEDITLTIGVDFLTVALGGKVKLRVPASGVCPVCKGSGGKPGTSYETCSDCGGTGRVTKSQGGFALSQTCPHCLGRGVIPAETCSACYGTGRAQGDTALSVTVPAGISEDQKIRIPGRGEPGVNGGPPGDLYVRVRANPHPRFRRESCDIYTEEEIPLTAAILGGEVYTQTIHGEVCAKVPPGTQPGTKLRLKRKGIHAEKSGRIGDHFIVLAVAIPKKLTKRQRELIEEFAKIGG from the coding sequence ATGGCTAAGGATTTTTACCAGATTCTGGGCGTGCCGGAGAACGCCTCCGAGGCCGACATCAAGCGCGCCTACCGCGAGCTGGCCAAGAAATACCACCCCGACCGCAACAGCGGGAACTCCGACGCCGAGAACCGCTTCAAGGAGATCGGCGAAGCCTACTCCGTCCTCTCCGACAAGACGAAGCGGGAGCAGTACGACACCATCCGGCGCTACGGCGGTTCCTACGACCCGCGCATGGGCGGGCAGCCCGGCGCCGGGGGCTTCGGCGGGCGGGGCTTCAACCCGGGCGACCTCTTCGGCGGCGGAGGCGGCGTCGGCGACCTCTTCGAGCAGTTCTTCGGCGGCGCCGCGCGCGGACGCGCCCGCTCCACCCGCCGGGCCGGCGAGGACATCACCCTCACCATCGGCGTGGATTTCCTCACCGTGGCCCTGGGAGGGAAGGTCAAGCTCCGCGTCCCCGCCTCGGGCGTCTGCCCCGTGTGCAAGGGCTCGGGCGGCAAGCCGGGGACGAGCTATGAAACTTGCAGTGACTGCGGCGGCACCGGCCGCGTGACCAAGTCCCAGGGCGGATTCGCCCTGAGCCAGACCTGCCCCCACTGCCTCGGCCGGGGGGTGATTCCGGCGGAGACCTGCTCCGCCTGCTACGGCACCGGCCGCGCCCAGGGGGACACCGCCCTCTCGGTGACCGTTCCCGCCGGTATCTCCGAGGACCAGAAGATACGCATCCCGGGCCGCGGCGAGCCCGGCGTCAACGGCGGCCCCCCCGGCGACCTCTACGTCCGCGTCCGCGCCAACCCCCACCCCCGCTTCCGCCGCGAGAGCTGCGACATTTACACCGAGGAGGAGATACCGCTGACCGCCGCCATCCTCGGCGGCGAGGTCTACACCCAGACCATCCACGGCGAGGTCTGCGCCAAGGTGCCGCCGGGGACCCAGCCCGGCACCAAGCTCCGCCTCAAGCGCAAGGGCATCCACGCCGAGAAGAGCGGCCGCATCGGCGACCACTTCATCGTCCTGGCGGTCGCCATCCCCAAGAAGCTCACCAAAAGGCAGCGCGAGCTGATCGAGGAGTTCGCGAAAATCGGCGGCTAG